In Anthocerotibacter panamensis C109, the sequence ACATAAGCGCGGTTTTGCACCTGGATATAGCGCGCGGACTCTTGATTAAAACTTAGATGGCGATGACGTAAAAGCTCCTGAATCACATAGAGAGGAGCTGTAATACGGTAGGTGATTAAGTTGTGCTCTAAGGGGGTTCCGTGCTGATGCTTGAGCAGGTATTTAATGAGCTTAAAATTATCTTCGTCCGAGCGAATTTTGAGATCGTTTGCTAGGGAAACTCTGGCTGCTGCCGCGATCATCCGGTCGTCGCCCACCTGCTGAATAAGCTGCACTGAACTGATCCCGTCACCTAGGGGATCGGCCATATCAAGCGTCGCTTCCTCAGTCATTTTCCCACTCCAAACCTTCAATCAGGAGCGCCAGTAACGCTGTGTAGCAAGAGTATACCGCTCAACAAACTAATCAAAGAAAAAGAGGGTAACGATTTTGCGTTGTTCCTCTGCCTGTTGACAGGCAGCAAGAAGCGTGTGGGAGTCATGAAAGGCAAAGCAGATGAGTTGCTGGCACTTGTCGATGATCTTCTGATTGCACAGGAGACTGGCCTCAGCTAGCGGGAGATGGTTGTGCTCGGGGTGTTCTACCAGTTGAATGACGTTCTCTAGCTGGTCTTGAGATTCGCGGGGCTGGCGCTCTAGGCTTTGCGGAAGGATCACCGTGAGTGCTTTGGGGTCAGCGCGGAGGGCTCCGCGAATGGCAGCTAAATTTGTACCGATTGCCCCAGAAGTAAGGATGCGGTTGCCGACTAAGGCCAGCGCATAGCTGAGCATTTCGATGAGTTGTTGGTGGGTCCAAGGCACATGTCTTGACCCAAGTATGGCAATTTGCTTAGAACCGGTCTGTTGAATCGTCAGCAGTTCCTGCAAGAAGACATCGATAGTGGAAGTGCTTTCGGCGGTGGCGCGGGTCAAGAGCCCTCATCTTTCTCGCAAAGGTTTATGGATTTCAGGGTAGCAAATGGCCTGCCCTCATTTCCAGAATATCCGGGATATTGTTAGATTTGGAGGCGATACGAGCTGCTGACCACCCATGTACCCTGAAACCCAGACGCTTTTTCGCATCTCACCGCTGGTCCGCTATACCCTCTATGGTTTGCTCCTTGCTCTGGTCTTGCCCTTGCCGTTTTTGTTGGTACATCAGGGAGCGACCCAATGGCTGCCTGTCACACTCTTGGGGGTCTCGCTCGGTTGGGGCGTGCTAGTGGGATTGATGAGCCAACGGGTAGCTGTCGATGGGAGCGGGGTACGGGTGGAATACGCGCTTTGGGTGCCGGGGCGGTTGGTGCGCGGTTGGCAGTTGCCCTGGGAGGATTTGGCACATATCCAAACGCGTGCGACAGGGCAGGGTGGGCAAGTCCATTATCTGGTGAATTATCGGGGGGACCGGTTCTTGCTGCCGATGCGGATCGCCGGGTTCGCCCGCCTTTTGCGGCTGATAGAGGAACGCACAGGCTTAGATCTGACGCCAATAAAGCCCCTCGCACAGCCTTGGATGTATCTAACGCTACTGTTTTTTGTCGTTATGCTGCTGCTAGTTGACGTTTGGGTGATTGCTGTCGCGGCCTCTGGGCATCCTTGAATGCCCGGAGGATTTCTATCTGACTCGCTATAATTGGCCTGACCCCTCATTCCCAGCATAGAAAAGCTACATCTAACCAAAGGAGTAGTACATGTTGGATAGATTGCGCGGGGTGGTGACTTTTGATGCCTCGGTCTACCGCGAAATTGCCAAGGATGAGGGTGCTACAGGTTCTGCTGTTCTGGTGTTGGTACTGGTCTCTCTGGCCCCGGTCTTAGTCATGAGCTTGATTAACAGAGGCGCAGACCTTTTGCTGGCTCCTTTTCATGTTGTGGGGGCACTCCTCGCCTGGTTCTTGTATGCAGTACTGCTGGCATTTGTTGCAAGGCGCTTTTTTGAAGGAGAGGTGGATACCGAGCAGATGTTGCGGGTGAGCGGCTATTCCAGCGTATTTAATTTGGTGAGTTTTATCCCGGTGGTCCAAGTGGCGGGGGTAATGCTCTTTATCGTCGGGACTGTCCTGGGGGTGCGTGAAGCGGCTGAGTTTGATGCGCTCAAGGCAGGACTAACGGTCCTGGTCACGCTCGCACTCGGGCTCAGTCTCGTCCTGGCACTAGGTATTTTGGTCGCCCTGCTCGGTGGGGTTGCACTACTCCCCCGGTTTAACAGTCGATGACGGCCTCGTGATGCGTGTCCTGATTGTGTTTAACCCAACTTCCGGTCGGGCAGGGCAATCCCTCGCGGGAGTCTGCACCCTATGGCACGAACAGGGTTGGCAGGTGGAATTATGCCCAACCGCAGGACCGGGAGAGGGGACGCGCTATGCATCCCAAGCTGCTAGTCAGGGTTACGACTTGGTCGTGGCAGCAGGCGGAGATGGTACCATCAACGAAGTTATCAACGGGTTGGCGGGAACAGATACAGCTCTGGCAACCCTACCGCTCGGCACCATGAACGTCTGGGCACGGGAGTCGGGCCTACCCTTGGAGCCGATGGCAGCGGCGAGTGCGCTGCTCCACGGCCAAGTGCGGACTCTAGATCTGGGGCGGGCCAACGGGCGCTATTTTTTGCTGATGGCAGGGATCGGGTTTGATGCTGCTATCACTCAAGGGGTTCATCCGCTTGCCAAGCGCCTCCTGGGAGGGCTCGCCTACGTGGTCCATGGACTACAGGTGGCCCTGGGTATCCAGGGTACACGGGTGCGTCTGGTCCTCGATGGTCAGGTACTTGAGGAGCGGGTTTTACTGGTAGTCATCGGCAACAGTCAACTCTACGGGGGCATAGTCAAGATCACGGACCGGGCGAGCATGGACGATGGTCTGTTGGATGTGCGGGTATTTAAGGGCAATGATTTCGCCAGTGCCCTGCACCATACCTTCGCGGTGCTCCTCAAACGCTCCGACTCCCAGGATCTAGCGATTGACTATTACCAAGCCCGCACCATACAGATACAGGCATCCCCTGCGCTACTGGTCCAAATAGACGGCGACCCGATCGGTCAAACCCCCATGACCTTTGAGGTGGTTCCCCGGGCGCTACGCGTCTGGATGCCCAAGCCTAATTTTCTAGGTTGAAGAGGGTCTGGAGTGCACGCATGGCCTGACGACGGGCTTGGACGTCCTGTTCGGCACGCAGTTTGAGGACTGGGTCGTGGAGAATCTTATTGACAATAGCGCGGGTCAGCCCATCAATGATGTCCTGGTGTTTCCCGGCGAACTCTGTCCCCAAACGAGAAAGTGCCTTCTCTAGTTCGGCAAGGCGAATCGACTCCAGTTTGCCATGCAGGGAATTGACGATGGGTACGGCCTCCAGAAACCGCCACCAATTCATGAACTGGTTTAGTTCATCCTCCAAGAGGATTTCAGCCTGCTGCACCATCTGCTGGCGGTAGGCCATATTGCGGTCTACCACTTCCTTAAGATCATCGACATTGTAGGCCCAGACGCCGTGTACCTGGACTACATCCGGGGCGATGTTGCGCGGCATCCCGATGTCAAAAAAGGTCAAAGCTCGTTGAGCCCGGTCCATCCCCTCCAGGTGTTGGCGGGCCAGGATCGGCTCTTGGGTCGCAGTACAGGTGAAGACAAGGTCCGCTTCAGACACCGCCACCATCAGCTTTTCCCAAGGTAAAACGAGGATAGGTTGCTGTTGAAACTGAGCTGCGAGGCGCTCGGCTCGGTCAATAGAACGGTTGAGCAGGGTGATGCGGTCGGCTCCCTTGGCAATGAGGTGACGCAAGAAGAGTTCGCCCATATCACCTGCGCCGATAACCAGATTGTGTCGCCCCTTGAGCCCGCTCATTTTGGTGTGGGCTAACTCCACCGCCGCCGAAGAAATTGAGACTGCCTTGGTGCCGATTTCTGTCTCTGTACGTACCCGTTTACCCGCTTTGAGGCCAACTTTAAAAAGTTCGTTAAGGATACGCCCTGCTGTTTTGGCCTGCTGAGCAGCTTGATAGGTGCCCTTGACCTGGGCCAAGACCTGACCTTCGCCGAGGATCATCGAATCCAGACCCCCCGCTACCCGCAACAGGTGCATGATCGCGTCCTGATTGAGCAAGGTGAAAAGGTGTTGTCGCAGCGGGAGCAGAGGAGCCTGCCGGGATTGAGCCAAATACTGACTGATTTCCGGGAGACCATGCTCAATTTCGGAGAGGACTGCGTAGACCTCTAGACGATTGCAGGTGCTGAGGATGGCCGCCTCTTGGACGTGAGGGCAGGCGGCGACCAGTCCCTGGAGTGTTTCAGTAAGCCGGTCTGGAGCAATGCTCAGGCGTTCACGAATTTCTACCGAAGCCGTCCGATGACTCAAGCCTACGACTGCAATGTGCATGATCCCTTCCTTGAGTTGGGGGCGGTTGGCCTTGGCCCAACGGGAAAAAACAGTTGCTGAAGTAACCCAATCTTACCAGTCATAGGGTACTGAATGCGGTCCATGGGGAAAGGCTGCGTCGAACTGGATAGAACCAAAAGCATCATACACCCCCGGCTCCTCCCAGACACAGCAAAAAAAGTGAGCGTGTCCCAGACACGCCCACTTTAGGGAAGGTGACATTATTTTTGGATAGTCAAACGGGTTGAGCCATCGTTGCTGACGCCCTGAGCAACCACTGTGTGACCCGTGCGACGGATCTCAGAGAGCGTTTTGTTCACAGCGTATTTTTGGTTGATGGAGTTGATGAGCTCGGTCTGATTGTGCTTCTTAGCAACGCCCCAGAGGTCGGCAATCAGGTCGAAGGACCCATCGGGATTGCGCGACCAGCCCAGGTCATACTCGCCTTCGAGCGTGGCAACGATGTCAGAACGGACGCGCTGACCGTTGTAGCCACGGACATCAGCCTGGGTTTTCACAGAGATGCCCAGGTCCTTCAAAGAGGTCTTCAGGATTTCGGCATCGGTGATTTTGGTGCGGAGTGTGCTAAAATGTGACATTGTGTGTCTCCTGTGTTTACAAAGTTAAACCACTTACGTCCTGTGTCTCAGGGTAGAAGTTGAGAGCTTGGCGGTTCCTTCGCTTCATTCCTAAAACTCAGCGCGTAAGTACTCGGCGAAATTGGCTGCAGCCGGTCTGGCCCGGTTGCGAGCCCAATCACGCAAAAGGGTAACCTGCTCCATCATGGTGCGGGAGAGAGGCATCGTGGAGCGCAGTGCCGACAGGATATCGAACTGCGTAAACTCCCGTTCCTTTTGCGCAAAAGCTTCATACATGGCAGCCACAATGGCCTGCTCAAT encodes:
- a CDS encoding LOG family protein, with amino-acid sequence MTRATAESTSTIDVFLQELLTIQQTGSKQIAILGSRHVPWTHQQLIEMLSYALALVGNRILTSGAIGTNLAAIRGALRADPKALTVILPQSLERQPRESQDQLENVIQLVEHPEHNHLPLAEASLLCNQKIIDKCQQLICFAFHDSHTLLAACQQAEEQRKIVTLFFFD
- a CDS encoding YIP1 family protein, producing the protein MLDRLRGVVTFDASVYREIAKDEGATGSAVLVLVLVSLAPVLVMSLINRGADLLLAPFHVVGALLAWFLYAVLLAFVARRFFEGEVDTEQMLRVSGYSSVFNLVSFIPVVQVAGVMLFIVGTVLGVREAAEFDALKAGLTVLVTLALGLSLVLALGILVALLGGVALLPRFNSR
- a CDS encoding diacylglycerol/lipid kinase family protein, yielding MRVLIVFNPTSGRAGQSLAGVCTLWHEQGWQVELCPTAGPGEGTRYASQAASQGYDLVVAAGGDGTINEVINGLAGTDTALATLPLGTMNVWARESGLPLEPMAAASALLHGQVRTLDLGRANGRYFLLMAGIGFDAAITQGVHPLAKRLLGGLAYVVHGLQVALGIQGTRVRLVLDGQVLEERVLLVVIGNSQLYGGIVKITDRASMDDGLLDVRVFKGNDFASALHHTFAVLLKRSDSQDLAIDYYQARTIQIQASPALLVQIDGDPIGQTPMTFEVVPRALRVWMPKPNFLG
- a CDS encoding glutamyl-tRNA reductase, which gives rise to MHIAVVGLSHRTASVEIRERLSIAPDRLTETLQGLVAACPHVQEAAILSTCNRLEVYAVLSEIEHGLPEISQYLAQSRQAPLLPLRQHLFTLLNQDAIMHLLRVAGGLDSMILGEGQVLAQVKGTYQAAQQAKTAGRILNELFKVGLKAGKRVRTETEIGTKAVSISSAAVELAHTKMSGLKGRHNLVIGAGDMGELFLRHLIAKGADRITLLNRSIDRAERLAAQFQQQPILVLPWEKLMVAVSEADLVFTCTATQEPILARQHLEGMDRAQRALTFFDIGMPRNIAPDVVQVHGVWAYNVDDLKEVVDRNMAYRQQMVQQAEILLEDELNQFMNWWRFLEAVPIVNSLHGKLESIRLAELEKALSRLGTEFAGKHQDIIDGLTRAIVNKILHDPVLKLRAEQDVQARRQAMRALQTLFNLEN
- a CDS encoding DUF1257 domain-containing protein is translated as MSHFSTLRTKITDAEILKTSLKDLGISVKTQADVRGYNGQRVRSDIVATLEGEYDLGWSRNPDGSFDLIADLWGVAKKHNQTELINSINQKYAVNKTLSEIRRTGHTVVAQGVSNDGSTRLTIQK